The sequence CGCCACGAGCCAGAAGGAGGGGCGTTCGCCCAGCAGCAGGAAACTGGCCGCCAGGGCGGTCAGCGGGACGAGGAACATATAGCTTCCGGCCCTGGCCGAGCCGATCTTGCCCGCCGCGACAAAGTAGATGGTCGAGGCCACCGTCTGTCCCATGATGGCCAGAAAGAGCAGCCCCGTCCAGAAACGCCAGTCCTGGTCCAGCACCGTGCCCAGCCCCGCAGGCAGCGCCGGAACGAGCGCGATGGGCACCGCGAAAACCGCCAGCCAGAAGTTGAAATGGATGGGCTCCATCTCCGTGTGCGACTGCTGCCCCAGCAGGGTGAGTACGGCCCAGACAATCGCGCTGCCGATAAAGAAGACGTTGCCGCTGTGCAGAAGGTCGGCGTGCCACACCTCCAGCATCAGCATCCCGCCGAACAGCCCGACGCCGAGGCCGAGCAGCTGCGGCGGGGTGACGCGGGTGCGGAACACAAGCAGTGCGAGCAGGGCGGTGAGGATGGGGCTGGCCACGGTAATGATGACCCCGCCCGCCCCGGCGCTGCCCGTCTGCACACCCCAGAAGGCAAAGTACATAAAGGCGACGTTGAGCGCGCCCGCGGCGATGGAGAAGCGCAGCGTCCGGCGGTTGAGGCGCAGCGGCTTGCGCCGCCAGTAGAGGATGGGCAGGAAGGAAACCGCCATGATGGCGAAGCGCAGAAAGGTGACCGTCTCGACCGGGACGGCAGTATCCGTCACGACCTTGAGCGCGGGCCAGCCGATGCCCCACAACACCATCGCCAGTACGATCCAACCCGCCATTCTATTTCCCTGCTGAAAATTTCGGGAATTATACTCCGATAATGGCACGATGTGAGATTTCAATGATTTCTATTTGCTACTCTGCTATCATGGTTTTTGATCGAAATATATGATTGATCTTGTTAAACGTTAGACATACAAAGCAGAGGCATGAAAACAGAAGATATTGAAATATTAGTACAGCTTTATTTTGAAGGTATAAAAACTTACAAAGAAGCCTGCGATTTCATTTTGAAACAAGATACTAAAATCAATAATGAACTGTTTCTTCTTCTGCTGGCTATATCAGATTCAATGGAATCTTTAGCCATATTAAGTCGTTACAATAAAATGCGTGACTGCTATGTGACTTCAAGAGTTATATATGAAACTATTTTAAATGTCCTAACCATTTTGTCTACGAACTTTGAGGCTATGGATGAAATGATGCAATACACGCAAGATGAAATTGCAAAAGAACCGGCTCGTTCCATAGCTACAGATAGCGAAGCAGTTTTTTTTACATTCGATGGGAATAATCACTCTGTTGGCTTCGCAAAACACAATCCAATTAAATCAAAAAATCCACGTTCTTGGACAAAGCATAATATTCCGAATCAAATAAACTTAATTGACAAGAAATATGGAAAAGTAGCTTCACGCTCTTTACAAGTAGCTCATTTGACAATTTATAGAACGGCATCAAATATTGCACATGGGACTTTATACGGTATGTTGCAAGCAATGGGTTTAATTCATGGGAAAGAAATTAAATCATTTACAGATACGAGTATGATTGAGCACAATCAACAAGTTATTGCTACCTTGCTTTTAACAACATTACAGAGTACTTACTCATTAATATATGCATTGGACAAAGAAATAGGACTAGAGCAATTTGAAAAGGGATTTTATGAGACTCTTGGCCAGTTAATCCACGAAGGACAAAAAAGATTGTCTAACAAATCAAAGGAGACCAATCAAACGTCATACTTTACAAAAGAAGATTTAGAAAGGAAAAAATCATGAGCAGTGAGACCCCGATCATCAGGCTGTTTTTCGCAAAAATGAAAACGGCGTTTTTTGAGCTTTCAGAAGCAGAGAGGGCGGCTTTCATGGCAAAAGATAGGGCAAACCTTGACAGCCTGGGGATGAAAGCGGTCTCGATGATAGACTGCAGCAGTACGGATGAGAAGTGGGACTACATCGGGGTGGAGAGCTGGCCGTCCATGGATGCGGTCAAGCAGCGTGAAGTGTTCGAGAATGAGGAACTCCATATCTCCGACTATGTCGACTATGAGGTCCACATGGGGATTGAGCAGTCATTTGAAAACTATGGAAAATGATCAAAGGGAACAGTCAAAATCCGTGGGACAAATCAATGGATTTGATACGAAAGGATGAAACACGATGAACACTCGGTTTTTCGGCGTATATCGCGGGATCGTTTTGGACAAAAAAGACTCGCAAAACAGGAAAAGACTCGCGGTGCGTATTCCCGATGTGTCGGCGGAAATAGAGCAGTGGGCGGAGCCGTGTATTCCGAGGGGTTCACGGCAGATGCCGAAAGTAGGCGATGCCGTCTGGGTGATGTTTGAAGCGGGAGACCCCTCACGCCCGGTCTGGATCGGTACACTCTTCGGCAATGGGATGCCCCAGGACCCGCTATAGTCGTCATGCATGCGTGAAGGATTCCGATATGACGATAAAAGACTCCGGCAACAGTGAGAAGAATGTAAGGATGGTGGCGGTGGGCCTGCTGCTTGCCGTCATAGGCCTCGTGGCCTTCAAAGACCTTTTACACGCACGGGCCGACAGGGTCCTGCCGTCGGCGCTGTTCATACTCTCCTATCTCGGACTCCCCATACTTTTTGTCGGTGCCGTCACCATATTCAGAGGGATGGGATGGCTGAAGGGCCGGGGATTCGCACGAACCCTTTTGAGCATAGGAATTGCGATGCTGGCAGTGGGGGGCTTCCCCTGGGTCTATACCGACCTGCTGGTCGGCGGCCGTCCGGGCAACGAAGCATCCGGAATGCTCGGGACGATCCTCTTTATCCTTGTCGGAGTGCCGGGATTGGTCGTCACGGTCACGGCACTGGTACTCAGATCGCGGCAGCTCAAAAAAGAAAATCGCAGTCAGGATAGTTGAGACGCAGCAGCCCTGGCCGTTCTTGATGTCACCCCGCCCACTTCTCCAGCTTCGCCGCGTTGTGGTTGTAATCGGGCTCTTTTGACTCCGGGTCGAGGAGGTCGTTGGTGAGGTAGTTGATCCGGCGGTCGGTGACGGGGACGAAGAGGGTCTTTTCGCGGATGTTCTCCGTCACCTTCGCCTCGAAGACGAGCGAACCCCTCGCCGTCGTCACCTTGACCTTGTCACCGTCGGCGATGCCCGCGCTCTGCGCGTCTTCGCTGTTGATCTCGATGTAGCTCAGCGGCTTGTGTTTGAGCAGCCGGTCGACGAAGGCGGTTTTCGTGCCGCTGTGCCACTGGTCGCGGGTCCGCCCGGTCGTGAGCAGGTAGGGGAACTCCAGCGATGTGTTTTCGCTGCGGCGTTCATTCTGCACGTAGATGAGGTTCGCCTTGCCGTCGGGGGTGAGGAATTCGTTGTTGTCA is a genomic window of Sulfurimonas sp. HSL1-2 containing:
- a CDS encoding DMT family transporter, with translation MAGWIVLAMVLWGIGWPALKVVTDTAVPVETVTFLRFAIMAVSFLPILYWRRKPLRLNRRTLRFSIAAGALNVAFMYFAFWGVQTGSAGAGGVIITVASPILTALLALLVFRTRVTPPQLLGLGVGLFGGMLMLEVWHADLLHSGNVFFIGSAIVWAVLTLLGQQSHTEMEPIHFNFWLAVFAVPIALVPALPAGLGTVLDQDWRFWTGLLFLAIMGQTVASTIYFVAAGKIGSARAGSYMFLVPLTALAASFLLLGERPSFWLVAGGAVSTAAVYFINARKR
- a CDS encoding phage baseplate assembly protein V yields the protein MNTRFFGVYRGIVLDKKDSQNRKRLAVRIPDVSAEIEQWAEPCIPRGSRQMPKVGDAVWVMFEAGDPSRPVWIGTLFGNGMPQDPL